GTCGTCATCATGATGATCACCCATACTCAAAATAAATATCACTTTACCATTTTCGCCAAACTTCCCGTCCTCAAATCCATCACTTAATATTTTCAAATAATGCCCATCCCCAAAATCAGCATCTTCCACCATCACAACAACATTTTCTTGATCTTTTAGTGCCCTTTCAAGAAGTTCACGTTCTTTAACCGAATCCCTCATGTTAATGCACAAGAGCAAATCACTAGAGCCAAACATTGCCTTTGCAATCGCCATCGCCAATCTTCTCTTCCCTATAGAGTCATCCCCCTCAATCAAGATCCAAGAATCTTTCTTTGTAGCTTGATCAGGCAACAAAGAACTCATCAAAAAATCAACAAGTGTGTGCATTTTCTCCGAATGCCATGGTAAATTTTCTTGCAAAAACTTACAAACGTCTTGTCGTTTGGATGATTCAGAAACCGAATTTCCATGATTTCCAAGACCACGTGTGATTTTCACCTCTTTATCATCATCATCTCTACACTTGAGACAATCCAAGTTTGGTTGTTGACCGACTTTAGGATCAATGTGGCACGATTGTTGTCTTCTGAATCTGGGATAAGAGCGCTCACCACCATCATTTTGAGGCTTCAATGTGTCACCAAAAGATATCGATGAGTTGGTTTTTATATGATTAAAATTGTTAGGCCAAAATGGATAATGTGAGGAGCTATAGGAGTAGCTTTTTGCAATGGATTTTTGATTGTCGTTGCTAATTAAAGATGATGAATCTATATAGTTCTTGTTTAGATTGTGCCTCCCTTGGTGTAGACTATGGCATAGTCTGTTCCACTTCCTCCTCAGCTCAACTAAGTGTTCCTGCAAATCCAACAAGAAAAATCTTGTAAGCAGTTAAATATGTAATAATgttatatataaattttataattttaaaaatagtcataaatatataaatatattaaaaatataagtAATAGGTTGAAGCAAAGCTAGAGAAATAGAACTCGAAAAAAAGCAAGTTTGAACTCGAGCTCTTGTATATTAAACAAGTCAAGCTCAAGCTTAGTTGAGCTGGAGGTCGGTTCGGTTTGCTTACACCCGTGATTGTGACGTCAAAGTCATACCTTATGAAGGGTTGATGAATGTGTTGTTTGGTGAAGCCAAAAGGGTAACATGGTGGAGGTTTTGGTAGCGGCGACTGCCGAGGAGGCTTCTTTTTCGTAATTAGAGTTGCATTCATCACAACAACTCATCACCACCATATCACCGTCTTCTTCCTCTTTAGTGCTTAGCAATAGCTTCCTATCCACCATTTCTTCACATATGTTCTTGGACAAGTTTACCTTTGACTCATGCCCACTACAAAACTACGTACATTAGCAACTATATCATCATACCAGTAAATACAATTTAGAAAACCAGAAAACTATGTCACTAACCACAGAGTACACAAAACAAAAATTGTTGGtgttaaaaattaatattttgAAATGGCCATACTAGTGAAGATGCAACTTTGCACTAAAATTAACTTTCCCTGTTATAAGACGTATTATCTCTTTATTTTAGTTTGATAGGTAACTAATATTAAGCACCTCGCGTTACGGCAGGGGCGAACACCAATGCAACATTACTGTCAGTGATCACCAACACTGAAGTTGTGGCGTATTAATGCGAAGAAACAAATCCGAAACATAAAACATATAAacgaataactaagtcgatctaagaCCTACGCGTTACGATGAAcatgtcaaacgggaaaaaatagacaacGTAACAACGTTTAACCATACATGTACGTTGcgccatgttaactcgcaaaatttggAATGGAACGTAAAACGAaatttttgcgaaaaatgaaaagtATAAGAACCagagttgaaagtaaaaaaaatgtgaGATTTAactgtaaaagatgaaaagttttggggtTATAAGAAATCAAATAGTTTTGAGtcaaaagtaaaaaatgaaaaatttttgggtcaaaaagtaaaaaagaaaagttttggggtcaaaaagaaaaaaaatcaaatagttttAAGTTAAAAGTAAAGAATCAAATAGTTTtttagttaaaaataaaaaattcaatttttttttaaaaaactctcaaaacataaGGTACAACACCTTTATGCCTAAAGATGTTGAAAATAATTTGATATCATAAAAAGAAACAACACCTTTTTAATATTGGGTAATTACTTGATACTTATCACTatacttaaaaaaaataatttgatgTCATAAAGAGTTAACTGTTATTTTCGACCCTGTAGTTTGTTCAGTTATGTAAGTTCAGAATTTCAAATTTATATCATTTACGTCCCTAACAATCTTGAAACATGTAAGTTCTATCTAAAAAGCTAAGGTTGAATAGAATAAGTGGACAAACCACAGaaacgaaaatgacagttaactcatgtttttttCGGACGGAACTGTCATGTTTCAGAAATATCAGGAACGGTATTcatacaaatttaaaatttggacTGAAATGACACAATTTGACAAACTACATGGACGGAAATAACAGTTAACTCTAAAGAGAAACAAATTTTATCAGCCATTAATAAATCATTTTTTTAAGTTaattaaattaagaaatattAAAATCTAATTATAAATGTATATCATTAGTATATTAATTTagtatttatattattattatatctaTTTCATACGAAAAAAATGGTCCTTGTCTTCCTTTTTCATTCAATCAGAATATTTGTCCTAATAGCATGAAGACAAAATTAAAAggttaaaagaaaaagaaagaaaaaacaaCAAACACTGTCTCCTGTTCCCAACCTTACTTTTCTTAGTGTGATCAGCATGCTCTCATGCCCTTGTGTTCAGACTCAAGAATGTTTTAACTACAAATCCAAGAAAAAACATTTTTGACCTATAAAGCTTCACTTAAACTAACTAACCATATATCATATATGTTGTTTTCGGCTAATGTTGGGTAGCTCACTTGGTTTGTAGAGGCGGCACATGCGTTTTTGAAGGAAAGGCCATAGATTCAAAGTTGGGTAATTCAATATATATAGAAAAACTGTAAAATAAATTACGGCTTAACGTAtatcacgtacgacaacgtgcgtgattatggGTATAACGTGCGCGATTAAtgtttttcaacatgcgtgataaatgttttcaacatgcgtgatttgggtTGTTGAGTTTATAACGTGtgtgattttcaaatgaacgtgcgtaattatatGTTGTACTGGtcgtacgttaagccgtaatgtacgttaagtggcatctctctctctctctctctctatatatatatatatatatatatatatatataattgcgcCAAAATAAGAACCACATATACTATAcacatactatatatatatatatatatatatatatatataattaaatgatTTGCATTTTAGCAATAGAAGTTGAACAATGTGCTAAATTACCTTGTGGTAGTTACATTGAGACTCAAGCCAAGTCCAGCAGAAGGAACAGAAACAGCTTGAAGAGTCCACTGAATCTCAAGAGAAGGCTTTTTCATCTTGCATTTCATAAAAGTTTGATAATTTGCAGTCCCAATTAACCAAACTTTATTACTCACATTGTAGTGTGAAATCAACTTCCCAATCTCCACAACAAGATGATCCACTGGACTGTAACTAGTCACccctctctctcctccactcTCTCTCTCATCCACTGTCCATTTTAAGTCACCTGCATGTATGATCACCCCACCTCCTGTTGAAGATAAAGATTCAACTTTTCTTCTTAAATCTGCTAAATTCATCTCCACTTCTTCCCTTTTCATGAACCTCAATGGCAGTGATGAAAACTGAAACTTGATGAAATGAACATTTCTTAATTCATTTGGGACATCTCCCCTCTCTACATTCCGCATTAACTCAATAACAACGCCTTCGGTTATCGATAAAGAATCGCCAACGATTACAGtgttttttcttgatttttttccTAGCAAAACCTCCATAATCAAGGTGACATCTTTTTTCAAAGAATGGACAGATTCTAGAGATGGGTTTTGGCCAGGAGAGTGATCCAAGAAATGGGTGTGTAAAAAGTTAGGGTTTTGATGGTTGTGAAGGTGTTGGTGATCAGAGTTTGGTGAACAAGGTGAAGAGTATATACCACCACCAGAACTGCTAAAGAACACTCTTGGTGAAGTTAAAGAGGTGGAAGAATAATCATGTAAGTTGGTTTTGACATCAGTGCTTGAAAAACCAGCTTCTCTCATAACCCTACTAACACTTGGATCATCAAGAATTGAAAGAATGAGCTGCTCAAGCTCTACTCTAATGGCTAACAATTGTGTATTTTGTTGAGTTTGTTGATTCTCAATACAACCTCTTCTTTGATGAGCCTGAGCTCTCTTGAGTGCAGCAATGAGAGCATTAGAAAGTGAAGGTTGGCCATGGAGGAGGGGTCCAGGGGTTGAGGGGAGCCTGTTGAGAGCCACATTGAAACAAAGGTCAAGTGCCCTACAATGAAGAGGTTGTGAGGAAGGGGCAATATGGGGATTTTGTTGGTGAAGAGGAGGGGTAATatgggaagaagaagaagagctaTTTTGTGACTTAATGCAAGCTAGTTTTAGAATACTAGCTCTTGAACTCATAAGAAGAGTAGAAGCCACATGAAGTGGAGAGACCTGAGCATGGCCTCTCCGCCTTGCAAGGCTTAGAGAGTGCTTCAACACCGAAGCACTCTCTGGTGATAGCGTCTGTTGTACAGTACAACTTCCGGAGCGCATCACTTGGCTCCAACACCCAACCCCCCACACCCCTCTAAAATGAAGAAACCCTAACTATGGTTATCTTtcttaaaacaaaaacaaacctttcccctctctctctctctctctctctactttctctctcaaaGCCCCCTCCCTAGTGCTTGAAGAAACAGATGGCAAAAATATTGTTGTTTTTTTAGTTAGAGGAGGAAGTTAGGCTATAGTATGAGCATGTATGATGAAACACCTTCTTCATATATATAGTTAGAAGAGTTTGTTCAAAGATATATACTTGTAGAGTTGTAGTTACATGATTAGTTACTTTTTGAATTTAGTTTCTTGGTTGGATAACTTTTGTACAGTCATGATATTGCCATATTGGTAGTTCTTTTTGTCATGGGTACAACTGTTGATGCACATGGTACTTTTTAAAGCAGTAGTGCTTCCTCTGAAATCAGCAAAAGTTCCCATGCAGACGGCTTttgttttggcttttataaatTCTCATTCGGTTACTTTCTTCGTTCTGTCTTCAGGTTACGGTTTATGCTGATAAAGAACTTTATACAAATTCACAAACACAGACATATGTACACAAAGGGGCATTAGCGACAGAAATGAGGGAAAATCACAATAATAGACATGTCACCAACAAAATAAACATTGTTAAAATAGACATTTTTAAACTAGCCAGTTAGAAGATGACAAATATAAACCGCTAAGACAACTAGAATTTAACCAACGTAAAATCCTTGAAAAGTAGAATTAataaaatacacaaaaaaaaatagtCAAAATAATACGGTTGTAAAGAATGGGCGAAATTTTGTTGTGAGATGTTTAGTGTAGGCTAAACTCAACTGCCAAGTGAAGAAATGCGAGGGCTAAGCTAATGAAAAGTAGGAGATATGCTCATTCGACGGATAAAAACAACGGCCAAGTCCTAGCCGCTGTCTAATTTTAGCCCACGTTGTATAAGTTTAATTATAAAAGCTATTATGTGGACCCCTTTATACTTCACAATAAGTTTTTGTGCATGCTAAGCCCTAGTCGCCTCAACTAACGAGTCCAATATGGGTACAAGGTGGAGTGATTGCTTATTTTGTCAAGTTTGCCAATCATCATGTCTAGTATGATAATCTTCTCAAAAAATAAACTGTTGCTAATTTAAGACGTTTTAATGGCGGAAAAAAATATGTCATAAATATGAGATGATAGTAGTTTGCGACGAATCTCAAACACATATCTTGATGATCATACATGTTAAAAGACTATACATATATTCTTTTACCATATTggattttttttaacaacaattttattaaaaatcaaaacccAGCGAGTTGCTGGGACACAACAAAACATCTCCTAGAACAAAACATACCCCTTCTATATCATTGAGAAACAACTCCTCTCTATTATATGTTATTGCGGTCGTTCAAaggaaaaaacaataaatatggtttttacctattttttgtttataaaatatttttttatcaaaAGAATAAAAGAAATGATTGTGGTGAAAAAGTGCCAATAATGGAATATAGGCAGGGAGAGGAGACAGTGGGTTTCTTTTAAGAGAATAAATCTGTCCCTCAACGAGGATTGGCGTGATCTCTAAACCTTTTGTCTTAATCCAGCCAGATTTATCTTGATTTTGTATCCCTCTATATAAACGTGTTTATAAGTTACAAACTTGGAACAAGTTAGTTCAATATTAGAAGAGATTATTCGAGATGTTCGAGATGTTTTGATGTAATTACCGGGTTTTACATCTTTTGACCCGTTCTATATTTTTATATAGATGTTTTTCGTTTAAAAAAAGTTAGAAGAGATTATTATTGGTCACTTGGTTTGTCTCCTTAAGGTCTCAAGTTCAATTACTACTCGCTAGCATGACTTTAAAAGACATTGGTGGTGGCAATGAAGTTTAGAACTAGGCCTCTCTGGAGGTCGCCAGTTTGAaaccgagccgaaccgaaccgagttTTACCGCAGTGGGCCTTCGGGCAGGCAGGTTTTCTTCGGAACTGGTGGGTCAGGTATGCATCCAACTCTGACTGTTATGGAGGAGGGGATTCATTTGCTCGATTGAGGATATCCCAGAATGCTTAGAGAGGACGGGGTGGTGCGTGAAACTATCACGGCCACCATCCATCACTCGTTATATCCACCGCCGGTATAAACATTAACGCGTTAATGTGCAACGAAATCAAATTTTCATTATTTTCTTCACGCGTGATGGTTTGGTTTTGTGAGTGGATTTGtaggttggggggaaattgttgggtgtggtgatgagtgatgaccactcccactaaaaatggttgtgagtgatggaaaaatggtcgatgacatgacgaaacttgattggtgcttgtgagtgataaattctatcactagtgaaccacccccccTCCCCTTATCCGATGACTTAGTTGGTCGTTCAAAAATAAAGATTATTGCTGGTAGCTACAAGATAAATGAATCTAGCTAGGATCTTTCTTTAATGAGGCAAAAAAATACGAGGCACATAAAATGGGTCATGGGTAAATACATTAAATCTTAGTAAAATGATAAATACTTTAGGGATGGAGTAACAAAATTTTAAACATCTATAACACATTCTTTGGAAAActagaattaaataaaaacacTCTCACCTTTGGACAAAAGTAAGAAACAAACCCTGTTGTGTATTTAAATTTGGTTTATAAGGTATATCATGAGAAGTGAATATCAATGTAGTACAAGAGAATTGTATGTAATCTTGTTTGTGTGTATCATATTTAGGGGTTTCTCTGGATATAATTGAAGACGAGATAAGGGAAACTATTCTTTACCCATGACATATTTTTGTTGCGGGTTATTATACCATGTGGTGTTTATATTATCTAATATAATAATTGTGTATTTGATAGTGAATAAATTATCTGAAAGTTGAAGGAAACATACAAGTAACTATTTGGATGTTGCTATGCATATTATTCTATAGCGGGTTGCTACACTGAATGCTAACGTATGTCTTTGTGCTAACAATATGTGGAGCTTTGTAGACTAGAGGGCGTATAGGCATTCTTTTGAGTCGTCTTATTAACACCATCTAGCTACCAATACTATCGGGGTCAAATTTTTGTATGACCTGACACATCTATCTATTTTGATATTGAATAACCACCTTTGACTCGATTGCCTAAAACAACATTATAGTTTGATTTATGACACGAAAATAATCACAAATAGTTTTGAGATTTGAGAATAATTATATACAACATTATTTCTTATATTAATTCTATCTCAAAATAGTTTTTCTAATTACTAAGTACATAAAGAATAAATAATCAAAATACACTTGTTTAATCTAACATTATCGTGTATTTAAGCTCTAAACTAATAGTCTCAACTAGGTGAGGTGTGTATGGATGGTAAGTCATGAATTGTtttacactactagaaaatctgAAACTTTTTACACCAGTTTTCGTAGGAAATGTGTCATAAAACTGGCTTTCCTACGCATTTATGACAAACACCTGATGTAGGAAAACACCTCGTAGGAAACCCGTTTTCAAGGTATTTCCTACGCAACTTCCTACACATTTTTTTACGAAACTACTACCTCGCAAATTACTACGAATCTCCtacaatatatttaattattatccTTTAGGATTTATTTTTTTGCTACACATTTctgacaaaaaaaaacaaaataaaataacaaattttAATACCACATTATTTGTGACCCACTTCCGACAAATAAATGTTACAAATTtccaacacaaaaaaaaaaacaaaaattaaaaaaaaatcacataatTTTGTAACAGTTTTCCGAGAAAACTGAGTATTCCGAGAAAACTGAGTATTTTTTGTGACCCAATTCcgaaaaataaataagaagtgttgttacaaatttaCGAGGAAACTTGGTATTTTTTCTAACATAATTACGacaaataaataagaagtgttgttacaaatttaTGAGGAAACCGAGTATTGTTTGTAACGGGTTTTCGACAAAACTGAGTATGTTCTGTGACAAATTTCTgacaaaataaagaaaaaggtCTATTTTTTTACCGTTTTCCGACAAAAGCTTTTTATGTTGTGACACATTGTCGATGTATAAGAAATAACTTCATTATTTTGGTTCTGACACATTTCCAACCACctaatttattaaataaaaacacTCACCTTTGGACAAAAGTAAGAAACAAACCTATTGTGTATTTAAATTTGGTTTATAAGGTATATCATGAGAAGTGAATATCAATGTAGTACAAGAGAATTGTATGTAATCTTGTTTGTGTGTATCATATTTAGGGGTTTCTCTGGATATAATTGAAGACGAGATAAGGGAAACTATTCTTTAACAATGACATATTTTTGTTGCGGGTTATTATACCATGTGCCATGTGGTGTTTATATTATCTAATATAATAATTGTGTATTTGATAGTGAATAAATTATCTGAAAGTTGGAAGGAAACATACAAGTAACTATTTGGATGTTGCTATGCATATTATTCTATGGCGGGTTGCTACACTGAATGCTAACGTATGTCTTTGTGCTAACAATATGTGGAGCTTTGTAGACTAGAGGGTGTATAGGCATTCTTTTGAGTCGTCTTATTAACACTATCTAGCTACCAATACTATCGGGGTCAAATTCTTGTATGACCTGACACAACTATCTATTTTGATATTGAATAACCACCTTTGACTCGATTGCCTAAAACAACATTATAGTTTGATTTATGAGACGAAAATAATCACAAATAGTTTTGAGATTTGAGAATAATTATATACAACACTATTTCTTATATTAATTCTATCTCAAAATAGTTTTTCTAATTACTAAGTACATAAAGAATAAATAATCGAAATACACTTGTTTAATCTAACATTATCGTGTATTTAAGCTCTAAACTAATAGTCTCAACTAGGTGAGGTGTGTATGGATGGTAAGTCATGAATTGTTTTACACTACTAGAAAAACTGAAACTTTTTACACCAGTTTTCGTAGTAAATGTGTCATAAAACTCGCATTTCTACGCATTTATGGCGAACACCTGATGTAGGAAACACCTCGTAGGAAACCCGTTTTCAAGGTATTTCCTACGCAACTTCCTACACATTTTTTACGAAACTACTACCTCGCAAATTACTACGAATCTCCTagaatatatttaattattattatttaggaTTTATTTTTTTGCTACACATT
The sequence above is drawn from the Helianthus annuus cultivar XRQ/B chromosome 12, HanXRQr2.0-SUNRISE, whole genome shotgun sequence genome and encodes:
- the LOC110894017 gene encoding protein SMAX1-LIKE 4 — encoded protein: MRSGSCTVQQTLSPESASVLKHSLSLARRRGHAQVSPLHVASTLLMSSRASILKLACIKSQNSSSSSSHITPPLHQQNPHIAPSSQPLHCRALDLCFNVALNRLPSTPGPLLHGQPSLSNALIAALKRAQAHQRRGCIENQQTQQNTQLLAIRVELEQLILSILDDPSVSRVMREAGFSSTDVKTNLHDYSSTSLTSPRVFFSSSGGGIYSSPCSPNSDHQHLHNHQNPNFLHTHFLDHSPGQNPSLESVHSLKKDVTLIMEVLLGKKSRKNTVIVGDSLSITEGVVIELMRNVERGDVPNELRNVHFIKFQFSSLPLRFMKREEVEMNLADLRRKVESLSSTGGGVIIHAGDLKWTVDERESGGERGVTSYSPVDHLVVEIGKLISHYNVSNKVWLIGTANYQTFMKCKMKKPSLEIQWTLQAVSVPSAGLGLSLNVTTTSGHESKVNLSKNICEEMVDRKLLLSTKEEEDGDMVVMSCCDECNSNYEKEASSAVAATKTSTMLPFWLHQTTHSSTLHKEHLVELRRKWNRLCHSLHQGRHNLNKNYIDSSSLISNDNQKSIAKSYSYSSSHYPFWPNNFNHIKTNSSISFGDTLKPQNDGGERSYPRFRRQQSCHIDPKVGQQPNLDCLKCRDDDDKEVKITRGLGNHGNSVSESSKRQDVCKFLQENLPWHSEKMHTLVDFLMSSLLPDQATKKDSWILIEGDDSIGKRRLAMAIAKAMFGSSDLLLCINMRDSVKERELLERALKDQENVVVMVEDADFGDGHYLKILSDGFEDGKFGENGKVIFILSMGDHHDDDKRSQISPARMKLVVSEMSRIYEVDQKRKPKWDSDEQSKVKVPRIEEDEIKKDFSRQSSSSTLDLNIKVEVQDIDNGNSLEFSPNSSDLTREMGDASPRNPLGFLEMVKTRFVFDRSSARHNLMRESLLFKMKGVFKVLFDCKEFDLEVEEMVLDEVLLGCGVYLNSLFEKWLKEVFQTSLEVVKNGGKGVKSLRVCMVIDEKGGGVGIEEKDEGFMGTNLPNKIKICFIV